In Firmicutes bacterium ASF500, a single genomic region encodes these proteins:
- a CDS encoding Putative metallophosphoesterase, translating to MKILVFSDSHRSRSGMYAAIDRHQPQQVIHLGDIMPDAEEMAEHYPQLPFCMVPGNCDGWVLSTPVKKQITLGGKSILLSHGHRWGVKSGYDAAIADARAVGADILLFGHTHIPLLEQLEDGLWMMNPGPASSSYGLIEIEDGRISCTLLNV from the coding sequence TTGAAGATCTTGGTTTTTTCCGACTCCCACCGCTCCCGCTCCGGGATGTACGCCGCCATCGACCGGCACCAGCCCCAGCAGGTCATCCACCTGGGCGACATCATGCCCGACGCAGAGGAGATGGCTGAGCACTACCCCCAGCTGCCCTTCTGCATGGTCCCCGGCAACTGCGACGGCTGGGTGCTGTCCACCCCGGTGAAGAAGCAGATCACCCTGGGGGGAAAATCCATCCTCCTCTCCCACGGGCACCGCTGGGGAGTGAAGAGCGGATACGACGCCGCCATCGCCGACGCCCGGGCCGTGGGGGCGGATATCCTCCTCTTTGGCCACACCCACATCCCCCTTCTGGAGCAGCTGGAGGACGGCCTGTGGATGATGAACCCCGGCCCCGCCAGCTCCAGCTATGGACTGATCGAGATCGAGGACGGGCGCATCTCCTGTACCCTTCTGAACGTGTAG
- the tagO gene encoding putative undecaprenyl-phosphate N-acetylglucosaminyl 1-phosphate transferase codes for MPIQLPSVGQSLAALLAAALLALISTPVVRSLAFRVGAVDVPKDSRRMHNHPIPRMGGLGIYLGFILSVLLFLPLTSELRGMLLGSTIIAVLGIFDDIYALPALPKFFIQIGAALVAVLGGNRIVFLSNPNIFSKELFWELGWLSIPITVLWIVGITNAVNLIDGLDGLACGVSTISSMTLLVIALVVKEPDVAILMAALSGACLGFLPYNLNPARIFMGDTGSTFLGFILAVVSIQGLFKFYTIISFAVPFLMLGLPIFDTCFAILRRVSHGQSPMKPDRGHIHHRLIDMGFSQKQAVAVLYIISAILGLSAVVLTTIGVVRAMLFLIALCVAGAVAGKLYLDHNGTGKPPLPPPPEEKRFKKEHPYE; via the coding sequence ATGCCGATTCAACTTCCCTCCGTAGGCCAGTCCCTTGCCGCCCTGCTGGCCGCCGCCCTGCTGGCGCTGATCTCCACGCCGGTGGTTCGCTCCCTGGCCTTCCGGGTGGGGGCGGTGGACGTCCCCAAGGACAGCCGGCGGATGCACAACCACCCCATCCCCCGCATGGGCGGTTTGGGCATCTATCTGGGCTTTATCCTCAGCGTGCTGCTCTTTCTCCCCCTCACCTCCGAGCTGCGGGGGATGCTGCTGGGCAGCACCATCATCGCCGTGCTGGGCATCTTTGACGACATCTACGCTCTGCCCGCCCTGCCCAAGTTCTTCATTCAGATTGGAGCGGCCCTGGTGGCCGTGCTGGGGGGCAACCGGATTGTGTTCCTGTCCAACCCCAACATTTTCAGCAAGGAGCTCTTTTGGGAGCTGGGCTGGCTGTCCATCCCCATCACGGTGCTGTGGATCGTGGGCATCACCAACGCCGTCAACCTCATCGACGGCCTGGACGGCCTGGCCTGCGGGGTGTCCACCATCAGCTCCATGACCCTGCTTGTGATTGCCCTCGTTGTGAAAGAGCCCGACGTGGCCATCCTCATGGCCGCCCTGTCCGGGGCCTGCCTGGGCTTTCTGCCCTACAACCTGAATCCGGCCCGGATTTTTATGGGGGACACCGGCTCCACCTTCCTGGGCTTTATCCTGGCGGTGGTGTCTATCCAGGGGCTGTTCAAGTTCTACACTATCATCTCCTTCGCCGTCCCCTTCCTCATGCTGGGCCTGCCTATTTTCGACACCTGCTTCGCCATCCTGCGACGGGTGTCCCACGGCCAGTCCCCCATGAAGCCCGACCGGGGCCACATCCACCACCGGCTCATCGACATGGGCTTCTCCCAGAAGCAGGCGGTGGCGGTGCTTTATATCATCAGCGCCATCCTGGGCCTGTCCGCCGTGGTGCTCACCACCATCGGCGTGGTGCGAGCCATGCTGTTCCTCATCGCCCTGTGCGTGGCCGGGGCGGTGGCGGGCAAGCTGTATCTGGACCACAACGGGACGGGAAAGCCGCCTCTCCCCCCTCCCCCGGAGGAAAAACGGTTCAAGAAGGAGCATCCCTATGAATAA
- the mnaA gene encoding UDP-N-acetylglucosamine 2-epimerase, with protein MNKIKVMTVFGTRPEAIKMAPLALELAKRPELEALCCVTAQHREMLDSVLDIFGLKPDFDLDVMEPRQTLSTITSKCLTGMDRVLEEAKPDLVLVHGDTSTTFAGALAAFYHKIPVGHVEAGLRTYDKWSPYPEEMNRKMVGAIADLHFCPTPANRDNLARENITKGVFLTGNTVIDALQTTVLKEFTFGETILNGLDYVNRKVILVTCHRRENYGQPMTAIMTALRRVADAFPDTELVYPVHLSPVVQEAAHQYLDGHPRIHLIAPLDVREMHNLMARCHLVMTDSGGLQEEAPALGKPVLVLRRETERPEAVEAGTVRLAGVEEEAIFQMASQLLSDRGEYDKMAHAANPYGDGQACRRIAGTICWHFGLRETPPEAFGG; from the coding sequence ATGAATAAAATTAAGGTTATGACCGTTTTCGGCACCCGGCCCGAGGCCATCAAAATGGCCCCCCTGGCCCTGGAGCTGGCAAAGCGCCCGGAGCTGGAGGCCCTGTGCTGTGTCACCGCTCAGCACAGGGAGATGCTGGACTCCGTGCTGGACATCTTCGGGCTGAAGCCCGATTTCGACCTGGACGTGATGGAGCCCCGGCAGACCCTGTCCACCATCACCTCCAAATGCCTCACCGGCATGGACCGGGTACTGGAGGAGGCCAAGCCCGACCTGGTGCTGGTCCACGGCGACACCTCCACCACCTTTGCCGGGGCGCTGGCCGCCTTCTACCACAAGATTCCGGTGGGCCACGTGGAGGCCGGCCTGCGAACCTATGACAAGTGGTCCCCCTACCCCGAGGAGATGAACCGGAAGATGGTGGGGGCCATCGCCGACCTGCACTTCTGCCCCACCCCCGCCAACCGGGACAATCTGGCCCGGGAGAACATCACCAAGGGGGTCTTTCTGACAGGCAACACCGTCATTGACGCCCTCCAGACCACCGTTTTAAAGGAGTTCACCTTTGGGGAAACTATCCTGAACGGCCTGGATTATGTGAACAGAAAAGTAATTCTGGTCACTTGTCACCGGCGGGAGAACTACGGCCAGCCTATGACCGCCATCATGACCGCCCTGCGCCGGGTGGCCGACGCCTTCCCGGACACCGAGCTGGTCTACCCCGTCCATCTGTCCCCGGTGGTCCAGGAGGCGGCCCATCAATACCTGGACGGCCACCCCCGCATTCACCTCATCGCCCCTCTGGACGTGCGGGAGATGCACAACCTCATGGCCCGGTGCCACCTGGTCATGACCGACTCCGGCGGCCTCCAGGAGGAGGCCCCCGCCCTGGGCAAGCCGGTGCTTGTCCTCCGCCGGGAGACCGAGCGCCCCGAGGCGGTGGAGGCGGGCACCGTACGCCTGGCCGGTGTGGAGGAGGAGGCCATCTTCCAAATGGCCTCCCAGCTGCTGTCCGACCGGGGAGAATACGACAAAATGGCCCACGCCGCCAACCCCTACGGGGACGGCCAGGCCTGCCGCCGCATTGCCGGCACCATTTGCTGGCACTTCGGCCTGCGGGAAACTCCGCCGGAGGCATTTGGAGGGTAA